ATTTTGTTAGCATAAAGAGTGGGATCACCGAGAATCATACTCTGGTGAGAGAGCCATTTGACTAGGGCTGTTAGCTACTTGCTACCAGTATGTCTTTGTTCTTATTGCTCTAATCATGATGTAAGCGTTTTTGCTTCTTTGCACTTTGGGCTTCCACAATGCAGAGTAAGAGGAAtcaattcaataaatttatttttcctctTTCTGTTGTTAATTCCTATTTTCCAGAACAGTATCTATCAGATTACTATCAAcagtttttcaattttcaaaaaaggGCAACATTATCAACACTTAATGCAATAAAGATTCACGCATAAAATATATCATAGATGTGCTTTATATAAGCTTTGTGTGAACCGAGTGTCTCAACTATACCACAGAAAACTGAATACAACATGATAATGAGTTTATATATAATTCCCAGTAACCCTCGCATTGCAGGATAGGTTATGACTCACCCATGTACAATAAAATTGATAAGTAATAAGATATAAGGTAGTTATATGTGATCACAAAAATATGGATACAGCACATCGACAAAGATATGTGATATAAGGGTGTAGTTGCTGGTTTACTATCAGTTATATATCCAGAGTATAACAGGAGAAGGGACACAAGTGCCGTAAGAGGATGCATGAAATTCTTATAAAATCAGGTTGTAAAGCAATATCGTTGGGGTGAATAATATAAGCATACAATGTATTCACAATGCCACATGAGTTAACcttaaaactacataaaatTGTATTGTTACCATATACCTCTTTCAATATTCCAACACATAACTTGTATTGTTACCATTTACCTGAGTATAGTTTGAGACAAGAACAATGCGATCATTTGTTCTCTGACGTAATTGAGCAAGTAATCTTGCCAAGACTTGCATTTTTCCGGAAAGCTCAACCCAGCCTCCATGCCCTCCTGTCCATGATCCAGATCTACAAAGAATATCCCGATAGAATACTAAATTGTGGCACCAAATGTGTAAGTCTAATTGATacataaactaaatatataCCTTCCAGATAacatgtttggagggaaaaatcGGATGCAGTCCTCAAAACCTGAAGTTCCTGGACTCCCACTTCGTATGGTATCATAGATGAGCTACAAGACATTATTGTTATGAGGATGAGAGTGTGTTCAGAACCAACCAAACATGAAAGGAGAAGATGGttttgttcataattattaGCAAAGGATCTTAGGTTGAGAGGAGCAAATGAATGaacataaatgattaaaaatagtCTTCTGGTTAATTTAAATGACACCCATAGAAGAGCTTCACAAACTATTTTTAACACATAAGGAAAAAATTGTCGTAGTTTACAAAGTGAATTCCATCCAAGAAGAAGCGTATAGATAGGAGCATTAGACCCCCCCTCCCTTCatccaaaaaacaaaaagttttaaattatacctTTGGGTGATTGCATAACTTTTTTAGAGCTGTTATGTAGGCCAAAATCTTCGATTGCTTCACTTCTTCAGTAATCGCCCGTTTAACCTGCATTTGAGGAAACAGATTTCTCTATTCAGGCTCGACAACCTTGTCATTGTCAATCTTATGAAAAATGTGTTAGACCAATCGAAACTGGACATTACATTTTTGGATTGTATAAAATGTTTATACAGATCTGATTGTAGCGGAGTCAACTTGCAACAAACAACTTCAATTATCTGTACCACAAAAGTAAAATGTTACAGATACGAGATTAAGATGCACAAATAATTCCAGTTGCTTTTCATGCGCTTTAAAGACCTTGTCTTTGGTCAACCAAAATATGTTTAACTATTTCTATAATTACATGACTggtataagaaataaaataaacaatgacTGACATCTAACTTCTCATGGAATCAGATGCCATTGCCAAATCCTAAAGATTTCTTTGTACGTAAAAACTATTTTACTTAACCTAGCTACTAGGAATGAACAAAAGCTCACAATCAGCATAATTATCGTTAAGGAGATTCATTTAGGTTTCTTCCATGGGATAATGATGTGAGCATGAGCTGAATTGATGGATTCTTTATAGGTTTCTTTCCACATACTTAATTAACTCATGCTCGCATAACATAAGATTAGTGAAAGAATATACGGTATAATAGGAAAAGTACCTCCGTGAGTACAAGGTACAATATGAATTTTGGAGTACCCATGCTTCAGAGGATGTATATAGTTatcataatttttcaaataaataatacgTGATTGAATAATGGAATAATTCAGTCAGTTTGGCAGACAGAAAGAAAAATACACTACCTTCGGTGGTAAGTGATTTGATAATAATGCATTTGTCCGTCTTAATATGAACTGCAAAAGCACATTGGCCAGTCAGTTTCaggaaaacaaaataatattttcttaaaagacAGAAAACACCGGTAGTACTACATTGTCATTTTAGCTATCAGTTCTGTATAACACCTTTTCTAGTTTATGTAGCAGGATTACAAGGTCAAGGACTACGGGGTGGATATTAATACATCGTTTGAAAGTACAGTGGAATGTAATTCACATGCACAGGTCAAGAAACATTATTACCTGGTTAACTTTGGCACTTAATTCTGCAGTGCGTTCAGTACCAAGTTTCTTCTCTTCTGCAGTAGCAGCAGGTTCTCTTCCACAAATTATAGGCGCCTTAATGATGCAGTGCAAGTTGGCCAGAATCAAAATTAGAAACACAAGAGAAGGGTTAACCCATTCCAGCACCATAAATTTGGGAAGCTTTTTGAAGTTGGTTTGTCTTGTTATCACAGTAGTGTCAATAAAAATATGTGGTACATACTATTTACTTTAATTTGACAACTGAATAACTCATTTTTCCTAATTTCTATAGTATTCTGACAATATATGAGCTTAAACTTTTGAAACAATGTGCAGCCAAAATCTAAACTGTAGTGTAATAAATGTTGTACCTCAAAGTAACGTCGAAAATGTGCAATGTCACTCAATATTCCGGGATTAGTGAAATTAACCATTGCAAAGAATTCTTCTAAGTCATTCTGCAAGTGGCACATGGcataaacatttaaaataaaataaacgagGATTTCTACATTGTAACACACAAGAAAGACAGGTAATCGTGCATAGATCCTTACCTGCAATGGAGTTCCTGACAACAAAATTCTACGTTTGCACGGGAGAGCAGCCAATGCCTAATCCAGGAAGTATTGGTGAGTAACTCAGAAACATGCCTGTAAAGAGGAGGGGAGAGAAAGAAATTTTATAGTACCCGGTTTGTTATTGTTTGATCATTTTTGAGTCTGTGAGCCTCATCACATATGAGAAGGTCACACGAGCCACTAGAACTAAACTTTGATGAATGCATGCGGAATGTCTCGTATGAAACAATGAGCACCTGCAAAAGGGGTAGTAGTTCAAGCTAGCTATCGAATCAATATAAGAATGGTTAGGAATTACACCTGTAAATTGCTTTGGGGACTTGTAAAATTGTTAATCCCAGAGATAACATCTTGTCTTGTGGTTTCACAAAGAGCAACAAGGCGAAGTCTTTCTCCAACCCACTTTTTAATTTCAGCTTCCCAATTGCTGACGAGGCTGGTAGGAGTGACAATGATGGATTTTCTAACCATAGGACTCCCATCGAAGCCTTGACAAATAAGAGTATATAGTAATGTGATGGATTGCAGTGTCTTCCCCAAACTGCAGAGAGAGTAGGCAGGCAGGCCTCAGAATTAATTCAGTGTCAACTAATAAGTAAAGATTtttgtaaagaagaagaagttACCCCATATCATCTGCCAAAATGCAACCATGTATATCCGGTGAGTCACATAGTCCTGCAACACAGTCAAACATAAATTGAACCCCTTCTCTGCATCAAATGAAAGGAATAAAATAGGTATTAGTGAAAATGAATGGCTCGCCAATTGTTTGTTTTGGGAtggaattattattattattatatacctCTGATGTGGACGAAGGAaacgaacaagcaatggatcaACTGCTATTTTTGTGAAATTAGAATTAGAAGAGTCATCATGGTCGGGTTGTTGGGGAGGGTGCCACAGTATTAGAGGATCAATTCCAGGTGGCAAAGGTGGCGGTTTAGCCTCCTCCTCAGCGacatttaaattcaaattcaaattcaactctGATAAAGGTACGGGAATGGGGGTAGGAGTAGTAGAGCCCCAAGGGACAAACCTCTTGCGAGCAGAGAGTCTACGAGTAAGGTCTTGATTATTGTTATAATTAGCATCGGATTTAGAGGATGGAGGTTTAAATGGCTTTCTGCAAACAGCGCCACCATTTGTTGTACCTACTGACAATACTCGCGGTAGCAACGATTGTCTCTTTACGATGAGGTTACCCCTATTATCATAATCACAAACATCGTCATAATTGCAATTgctaatgaataataataataataatagtatatgAATGAATTCCATTCGAGTATAAAGCACCTGAGGAGGGCTTCCACATTCTGAGATTTGAGTTGTTCaatttcaacttcaaattcttcatcaccggAATCAGAAGAGGAGCAAGACATCACTTCCTCTTCCTCCATCCTTGCTCTCTTCTATCAAACGCCACGCTTCACTTTCCTTTACCGCCAATACCCTCCAAActcaattacaataaaatatttcagaaaaaaatatctaattcGTTTTTACTAATTACACCCCCAATTTTATGCTTCCCAAAACATCACCTTTaatactttaaatttaattaaatatttgtttagcTCATTTAAATATTAGAGGatgaattacaataaaatatttgagaaaaaatatcTAATTCGGGAGTCATACCGACTGTAGAATTTATTACGCGGAAGTTGAACTTTATCCTGTGGAAAACGTTGGGAGTTGGGACCTTGACAAATGCCATACATGGGCACAGTAATTTTAATAAGATAGTGACAGAACAACTGTTCTTCATGTTCTCTTGTCTCTACTTCCCACACTATATTCAACTATAGCAGCAGCAGCAGATCAAAGCGAAGCAAAGCAGGGGAAGAAAGCCAGCTGTGGTGTGACCTGTCTGGCTCATTGTATTTGCCAAGTTTTAATgacttttcttttattatttcgATAGAAAGTAGAAACTATGGTCtctcaaaatcaaataaattaaacactTGATTCATTCAGCGGGGGAGGCTTTTGTTTTTGTGCGATGATGGAGGATGATGAACCTTTAACCCCGGGGGGGAGGCTTTTCCTGCAGCCACAGATGAACCAAATAATACACTGCGTATTAGGTCTGAAGAACCCAATAGATGTTGAATCGGTAAAGTTCCAAGTGGAGAACTCAGTTATGCTACAACACCCGAGGTTCTCAAGTGTGATGGTTCGTGACCATAGAGGCATTGAGCACTGGCGTCCAACTAAAATAGACATCGACAGACACCTACTGGTGATACACAATCCACTCCCCACTTTCTCATCAGACGACCACCAATCAGCCATATGCGACTATCTATCAGATTTATCCACCTCATCCACACTCAGCATGGATAAGCCTCTTTGGGAGATGCATATCTTGATACCACACAAGTGCGTCATATTTCGTATACATCACTCACTAGGTGATGGGATTTCTCTCATGTCTATGCTCCTCGCCAGTTGTAGGAAGCTTCAAGATCCCCACTCCCTTCCAACCATATCTCTTCCCACTAAACCTCCCACCAATTTCTTCATCCGCTTCTACAATCTCCTCGTTTCCctcttctattcttttatatatttcttaCAATTCATCCTCCGCTGTCTCTGGATTCGTGACCGCAAAACCGCCATATCCGGCGGCTCCGGTGTTGAACTCTGGCCCAGGAAGATGGCCACTGCTACCTTTGCATTGAATGACATGAAGACAGTCAAAGCTGCTGTTCCTAACGCGGTAATATTTTCATTCATTTCTTTTCCCCcctttttttatcaattcatgAGATATCGTTATCTAAACTACACCTTTCAAATCATACTTAATAGATTACCCCTCAATTCCCAACGTCTATCTAAACTCATccttaattttattcaaaaatatacacAGCACAAATGTAAAAAACAAGATAACTTCATGCTCTTAACTAACTACAGTCAACTAAACTATTCTGTTAGAGTTAGTTAGGTTCAGTTTAGAGTTTGTTAGTTGCAATTTAAAGTTTAAAGTTTGTTACAAGTGATCTTTATCTATAAATGAAGATCACACCATTGTAATTACAATTCAAGGTTTAATAAAATTCAGATTTTCATTACATCAacttctctttttctttcacaTCTACTGTTATTACAGTTCATTCTGTCATCTTCAGTGTCTATCAAATTTGACATCATTCTTGTTCTACTATTagtattaacaataataattacaaaataattcaCTTTTCTTTTACGGTAAAAAATCTGTTTTGACACTCCGAATACTTTTAATGTGTTGTTCATACGCTCAAAATAATGTGTTGTTCACCGCTCAAAAGTAATATGATTGATAGGAAAGTGAAGATAAACTTAAAGTTATGCCTGCTGCTGTCTGTCAACATTATTAAGTACTGGCCATAATGAAGTGTGAACATAcatatacaatattaattttgagatttatttTCCTTCTCCTTGTTgttaatttttggttttgatCTGCAGACCATAAATGACGTTCTATTTGCAGTTATATCATCTGGGATATCACGATATCTTGACTTCAGAAAACCTAATGGTAAAAGGTTTTCCAATATTTATTCACACCTTCTCTTtctagtattttatatatatttgctcAGCTCAAAGACAGGAGCCAATTTCGACTGATTAAATGTTTTTTCTTATAAGGGCTGCGAGACGGTGTTCAGCTGACAGGGTTAGCTATGGTTAACTTAAGGAAACAGCCAGGATTGCAGGTATACTAAACCCAAAAAGTACTTTTTCTCGTgggttttctaatttttttttcatttattaagtAATGGTTTTGAGTTGTgcttaaaatataacaataaataatactaATGCTGGATAAATGACTATTTCTTATCAGGAACTGTCTAATTTGATGAGAAACAATTCAGGGGCAAGGTGGGGCAACAAATTTGGTATGATCCTGCTGCCTATATATTACCACAGAAGCAACAGTTCAGAACCTCTAGAGTATTTGAAGAGAGCTAAAGTAATgattgacagaaagaaacaatCCTTGGAGTCTCATTTGTCCTACAAAATTGGAGATTTTGTAATGTCCACTCTTGGTGCAAAGGTGCATTTTCTTTCTTCCGTTATTATCTGTCTCTAATGCAATGCAAACGCGGTGATGTTATTATTGTTTCTATCTAAAATGCAGTTTGCTAGCATGCTAAATTATCGGATACTCTGCAACACTACCTTTACGATCTCAAATGTGGTTGGCCCACAAGAGGAGATTATGATTGGAGGCAATCCTGTAACGTACTTAAGGGCAAATAATTCTGCCTTGCCTCATGTACACCCTCTTAACTCTGTTTTTCCTCATAGCATTGAGTATTTTTTATGTCTAACTTTGGAGTATAATAATAATCACTGTTGTTGGTGGTGCTTATTGATAAATGCAGGCACTTATTTTGAATATGGTGAGCTATGCTGGAAAGGCAGACATGCAAGTGCAGGTGGCTAAAGATATCATTCCCGATCCTGAGTTTCTTGCCAAGTGCTTTGAAGATGCATTACTTGAAATGAAGGAGCAGGTTACAGCCAAAATCTGACATTTGGAGAAATTGTATTTGTTGGAtgtgaaacaaataaaattgcAATCAGTATTATTTGAGATACATATGATTACATACAATGAATCATCTAGTTTAGGTAGGATAGCGTTTTGTTTCTTAAACATCACAAATAGACTGATTTGTGATCCATTCATCTCTTTCCTACCAGTTACCATTGATACTTTCAAGATTACAGTTACATGACCTAAAAGAACTTTGTGCCTGCGTAATGTGTCTGACGTTTGGTTTggtttcaaaaaaatatttaaaggtaAAGGCTTATATGGCAtattttttaaggaaaatacatagaaaataaaattttagccCAAAGCACAATACTTCTAAATGTGTGTGTTTGATATTGaaatgacaaaaattaattttgaaaaaatgattttaggtTAGAGTGAATTGATATAAAGTGATTAATATTCCGATATATTCACATAACagtgagttgaacaataaatttatgcgtaaaaattatgtttggactcaaaagttacaaattacaatttttaattaaaattaattatacatgcaaaatcaattctacttgataatatttaaatatgtcaatcAATTTTACCTAAGTTACCTCTTTCTCTTCATCGCATAGATTGATGATTTATGgtcatttttttagatttaaaattacacttctaatttattttaatatattattttatttaaataagtgatttctCATATATATTTAGTTGTTTCTTCTTCAAGTTTTATCTATGTTTTCATTGTCTGAGTCTTAACAGAGACAAATGATTCGTTTTGTTGTTATCATACTTTGAACAAGAGACTTATGGAgaatattatcaaatttaacatTCTCTCAACCTTACAAATGACTTGTTAACACGTAGTTGAATTGGTAATGTCAAATACCACCTCTAATCGATATGAGTgattaacaaatttttatttttgaagatgGATGACACTATAGACTCTGGTGGaattattattaactatttttaggATTAAGATTTTAACCATATGCAATTTTATGTGTATCGTTAacgtgtttttattttcttaatcattatatatttgattgaactattttattttaatatgcatatttctataaaaaaaattgtaatatactatttttatatttttatcgtatttttttcaaatagacATTCAAGAGacacaaatataattaattatacatttatcttttaaataattaatatataaaaaattattctttattaaaattgatcCTGACAAACATTCatttatataactttttatagttaattatgattAGTATATTGTAGAAGGattaaagttatatatatatatatatattcttatgaAAAGTGGATATTTTCTTTTACTAAAGTGGATATGTTTGTAATTCactcatttattaaaattactattcaattatttttgtttgcagaataaaatgactattttaatatatagtttatctccttgttgttatttttatataataaataaatattcaagaaacacataaataattaaatatatattctttaatcaaatataaataatatgttttccagttttatttaaaaaaatatagagatcaactactaataaaatatatattcatcttttaacattaattaatttgtaaagTTGTGTGACTTTCATATATGCTAATGGATTACCACCAATTGTCAAAGTTTTCAGCTGGCTCTTTAGCCTTAAGGGGGCCGTTCAAAATTGGCTTTTGCCTAACTTTAAGcttacatttaatcatttaaaatgataaatatgaaaACCTTAAACACATATTTCCACAAGTCGCTATGTATGACTTAGTGTGTTAAAAATTGATCTGAATATTGTATGATCAAGATCATTGTATTTTGGTTCAACTACTTAAGTGCTTGAACCGAGACAAAAGAATTTGAACTACTTAAATGCTTGAAGAAATACTttcttttatgtaaaaaaatctCATAGAAAACACGGAGATGGTTTTTTGTACTATTCAAAAACCAGTATAATTAGAAATTATAATCCCATTTTCCTTGTACGAAAATGTAGTCAAACATGCGCGTGAAGACTTTATTTTCATTTCCATAAATCAgcaaacataacaaataaaacCTACTAAAAactaaacaacaaattaaatggtaaaaaataaaaataaatggaaTAAGCGCGTGAAGGGAccattataattttcttttactaaAAAAGAGATCACGGGAAAAATAGATTTGGCATCATAAATAATACACACTGTTTTGTacccaaaataatattaatctaTAATTATTTGCTATATTGTTGTGATACGTTGAAATCAATgtgaacaatatatttgatatattatcattcaattaaattattaaatatattttatttttatcataactatttttaaatttaatatattttatattcttcTTTATGCTTGCAAATAACATAATAAGATTTGTagtgtatataaatatataaaaataatttaataaaaaatataaaataaaattgtaagcaatttaaaaaacacattactatttataaatgaatttaattataagtaattAGCGACTTAAACATCATGTAAAGTGAAAAAccatgtaaattaaaaaaaaaaattagacttcgtataattaattatgtaaattaaaataaatttagttaagaaaatgtaaattaaaaataaatatttaatgtaataaaaataaaaataaaaataaaaaagaataaaaaggaGAATATGCAGTGCAAGCGTGTTGAAGGAGAAAATTGAATTCGTAGATCTAAGAAGGATGTCTGGTGTTGGAAGTATAACGGGCATCCAGGGGCAACCTCTTGAGGTTACGGGTAAGATTTATGAACAACaaaatctttttatattttgatttattattattaatattgaataAGAATTGGATTGCAGTTGTTTGTTGCTCGAAATTGAAGGACACAGAATGGATTTCAAGGCAAGATCCGTACGTTTGCTTGGAATACGGCAGCACCAAATTCCGAACAAGAACTTGCACCGACGGTGGAAAAAACCCTTTATTTCATGAGAAGTTCACATTTCCCCTTATTGAAGGTCTTCGTGAGATCAATGTCATCGTTTGGAACAGCAATACCCTCACCTTTGATGATTTCATCGGCACCGGAAAGATTCAATTGCACAAAGTTCTCTCTCAAGGTTTTGATGACTCTGCTTGGCCACTTCAAACCAAAACTGGCaggtatgtatgtatgtatgtatgtattttgctattatattttatattttgctgCTTATTAATACATTACATTACATTGCTTCTTTCCAGATACGCTGGCGAAGTCAAACTCATTTTGCATTATACTCACCAACAGGTACATACATTTTCATTGCTACTTATTATTGAAATTggaattgatatttaatttaatgtgtttttGGTATCATATTGCAGAACTCCGCCTCAAGCCACCATACTCCTCCTCCCTACGCCTATATGCCAACACAATATAATTCTCCTCCTCCTCCTTCTTCCTACTACCCACAACCACAACCACACTCTAATTCAGCTCCTTTCCATCCACCACCCGCTTACCCTCCTTATTCTTCACAATATTCTTCTCCATATCCACCACCACCCTCATCCTATTCATACCCACCTCCATCTTCATCATCACCATACCCTCCTGGACCACACTCCTATCCACCATCTTCATACCCTCCTCCACCTGCAGCTTATCCTCCAAACGCTCCGGGTAACTTATTCTTCTTTCTCTCCCAAccatttcaattttatcttcCTTCTCTTCTCCTTTCTCATTACTAATAAATCATATCTTTTTTCAGGAATTTACCCTCCACCACCATACTGACTGATTCTGATTCAAATTCAGATTCAGATTCAGATTCAGACTACATTCTCAAGTCTCCACCAAGGAAGGAACCACCGTCTTTTTGTAGATACATGTTTCGTACAATCTTTCTTACCCACATTTTCTGTTTCTTATATTTCTACATTAGAGAGCTACCATTTctcttactttttattttataagcaTGACCTCACATCTATTCAAACTAAGTTGTTAGTGGCACCCTATCAATTGTTTATTGCTTACCGAACTCATTACTCCATATGCTTTCAATGGATGCTTTTTATATAGTTGCAACCACCAATATCAGAACAAAAAAGTTAACTACCTAACAGATCATAAGAGGTTAGCACACTAACTTAACTTACCAGTATGCTAGAGAAAATGCAAAATCTGTCATCGAGGTCCAACTTGAAAGTGAATTGCTGGAATTGAAGATCAGGTAAACCTTGGTTTAATGATCAATTAATTGGTGTTTGAATGGTACATGGACAAGATTCAGAAAACCTTAATGAAGTGGTAATATATATCCATGTGTTTAGAATCAGACAGAAACGATAAATCTTGCCCTGGAGAAGATTTTAAGTATCGTGGAACATTGTGGATAAACGTCATGGTGATTTTTGTAGGGTTTATTCATGTATTGGATATGTTTGTTGACAATAAAGGTTATCTGTGCGGGGAGAGacaatgatataattttttctatcaTTCTCTTATATTGAGTAGGGTTTTCAAGGAGGTCACTGCTGTTTTTTGACATAGTCAGTCAGATTATGATTTTCTCGTATATTGTGTCTCTCTATGCCACCATCCGAGcgatatttgattttataaagcTATATACACTTAATTGCTTTCTTGTTAGAAGGTAGAGGCATGATAGTTCAGGTTTGAATTGCTTCTAATGCTGCTAGCTTGTTCGCCATAACTTTTTTCATTCATAGTTaagaatgatttttatttttggtaactGTGGGGAAGTTTGGAATATGAAAGATGTTTTTTAACAGGATATTAGTTTGTGGCTTGTGCAAACATAATCCTGAATACAAGGGCTAAAAAATTCCgtaaagaaaataagaaaactAAAAACCTCTAAGAAACGGAGTTCCAGTACGATCAGCTAACAAATCACAAGAAATACAATCAGGAA
This region of Cicer arietinum cultivar CDC Frontier isolate Library 1 chromosome 8, Cicar.CDCFrontier_v2.0, whole genome shotgun sequence genomic DNA includes:
- the LOC101515621 gene encoding protein CHROMATIN REMODELING 25 isoform X3, which produces MVALFAESHLNLHPLNPMLIITIIKTLLVDSLLARVDPLLVRFLRPHQREGVQFMFDCVAGLCDSPDIHGCILADDMGLGKTLQSITLLYTLICQGFDGSPMVRKSIIVTPTSLVSNWEAEIKKWVGERLRLVALCETTRQDVISGINNFTSPQSNLQVLIVSYETFRMHSSKFSSSGSCDLLICDEAHRLKNDQTITNRALAALPCKRRILLSGTPLQNDLEEFFAMVNFTNPGILSDIAHFRRYFEAPIICGREPAATAEEKKLGTERTAELSAKVNQFILRRTNALLSNHLPPKIIEVVCCKLTPLQSDLYKHFIQSKNVKRAITEEVKQSKILAYITALKKLCNHPKLIYDTIRSGSPGTSGFEDCIRFFPPNMLSGRSGSWTGGHGGWVELSGKMQVLARLLAQLRQRTNDRIVLVSNYTQTLDLFAQLCREQRYPHLRLDGATSISKRQKLVNCLNDPSKDEFVFLLSSKAGGCGLNLIGANRLVLFDPDWNPANDKQAAARVWRDGQKKRVYIYRFLSAGTIEEKVYQRQMSKEGLQKVIQREQNDSVEAQGNFLSTEDLRNLFTFDENVKSEIHEKMRCSRCQTCDEPQNTDLLSTMINSECDDDETSDIGGFAEIAGCLGNLKRSEKQVGNPLEEDLSSWGHHFFPASVPDTILQSSAGDEVTFVFTNQVDGKLVPVDSIVSPKLQKKELHKPRRNVERKSTPFALHDKLVPLRSAFGIANMSCSSSIARRKEATSSVRITKNIALKNTEHSLVNEVSRQKRSCPADTNDGHSYVNEVPQKKTCPVDNNDDFE